A single Anopheles funestus chromosome 2RL, idAnoFuneDA-416_04, whole genome shotgun sequence DNA region contains:
- the LOC125760947 gene encoding NADPH-dependent diflavin oxidoreductase 1 isoform X2, with the protein MMERKLTILYGSQSGTAQDLAEQIWRESKMYLFRGNVLPMDEYDVSELIGERFVVCVCSTYGQGEEPDNMKRFWKFLLRKSLPTDSLQQVHFAVLGLGDSRYPKFNYVAKKLHKRLLQLGGTALLPVGLCDDQHDLGYGAVFLPWINQLWEELGSTVPLPVGTHKLPESPREFRWNVEIVKADQQQTDVIDLYADITMPNGFQTVVVENRRTTAADHFQDVRMITFEKKAVPWSSGDVLYVRPHNSSDSIDQLFELFNQHGIHLERDTFVHVKAIDSEMPVPSILQKPLPLLAIAEQYWDLTAIPRARAFAVLAKNCTNELEREKLIEFSRYEGQEDLFSYANRPRRTILEVLQDFPHATTCLTLEALFELFQPIKPRAFSIASAVESGKLQILVAIIEYRTKLSVPRRGLCSNWLKRLTSGHVVNAWVRKSTFQLPTDNKIPLVMIGPGTGLAPFRGILQEREHSEMPTSAPLVLFFGCRSSTADFHCEEDLKRMEQNGMLQLFCAFSRDQPEKIYVQHLIAKQGVLLKKLLVEQGDPFLEKMEPVRLTPAWEEHNLPNDELNFRGMTMERAKMELNPPRDKLRLVFLTLMIHGIGTLMPWNMFITAKSYFVDYKLSQNYTGVELEYGTYFLAYVGFASQVPNLLFNWLNIFMNLGGNLTKRIVYSILIEVIVFVVTVVLAMINSSEWPGAFFWITMTTVVILNMAGGIYQNTVYGMAAKLPFKYTGAVVLGSNISGTFASIISILSSQFASSVRTAAIYYFITAMFVLLLCFDTYFALPLNKFYRYHELLKEKEIESNQRANVGARPPYWTIFKQAFPQLFNVFFVFFITLAVFPAVHSDIKRTDSNFIIEDDLFVSICCFLTFNVCAMLGSLLTSWVTWPKPKYLVWPVLLRAAFLPLFLFCNYQPLNISRVLPVYIDHDWVYWGIAIVMAFTSGYFSSLGMMYAPQSVEPQYAMTAGMYAAAMLITGIFTGILFSMVFPMVVQYNFLEWLH; encoded by the exons ATGATGGAACGTAAACTTACAATCCTGTACGGAAGCCAGTCCGGTACGGCACAGGATTTGGCCGAGCAGATATGGCGCGAATCGAAGATGTACTTATTCCGGGGGAACGTACTACCGATGGATGAGTACGACGTGTCGGAACTGATCGGAGAACGATTCGTAGTGTGTGTCTGCTCCACCTACGGTCAGGGCGAAGAACCCGACAATATGAAGCGGTTCTGGAAGTTTCTGTTGCGCAAAAGCCTTCCCACCGATTCGCTTCAACAGGTGCACTTTGCCGTTCTCGGGCTCGGTGATTCGCGCTACCCGAAGTTTAATTACGTAGCGAAGAAGCTGCACAAACGTTTGCTACAGCTAGGCGGAACTGCCCTACTGCCAGTCGGTCTCTGTGACGATCAGCACGATCTGGGGTATGGGGCCGTCTTTTTGCCCTGGATCAATCAGCTGTGGGAAGAGCTGGGAAGCACGGTACCGCTGCCAGTCGGTACGCACAAGCTTCCAGAAAGTCCTCGAGAGTTCCGATGGAACGTGGAAATAGTCAAAGCGGACCAACAGCAAACAGATGTGATCGATCTGTACGCCGACATAACAATGCCGAACGGATTTCAAACTGTAGTTGTAGAAAATCGACGCACCACCGCTGCGGACCACTTCCAGGACGTGCGGATGATAACGTTCGAGAAAAAGGCAGTTCCTTGGAGTTCGGGCGATGTGCTTTATGTTAGACCGCACAATTCTAGCGACAGCATTGATCAGCTGTTCGAACTGTTTAACCAGCATGGTATTCACCTTGAAAGGGATACGTTTGTTCATGTGAAAGCCATTGATTCAG AAATGCCCGTACCATCAATTCTTCAAAAACCTCTGCCCTTGCTTGCCATTGCGGAACAATACTGGGATTTAACGGCCATACCACGTGCGAGGGCTTTTGCGGTATTGGCAAAAAATTGCACCAACGAGTTAGAACGGGAAAAACTGATCGAGTTCAGCCGTTACGAAGGGCAGGAAGATCTGTTTTCCTACGCCAACCGGCCGAGACGGACGATACTGGAGGTGCTACAAGATTTCCCACACGCCACAACCTGTCTGACGCTAGAAGCGCTTTTCGAACTGTTCCAACCGATAAAGCCGAGAGCATTTTCGATTGCCTCCGCAgtggaaagtggaaaattacAAATTCTCGTCGCTATTATTGAATACCGAACCAAGCTAAGTGTTCCCAGGCGCGGTTTATGTTCAAACTGGTTGAAACGATTGACGTCGGGCCATGTAGTAAATGCATGGGTACGAAAGAGTACATTCCAGCTGCCGACAGATAAT AAAATTCCACTCGTAATGATTGGGCCAGGAACGGGTTTAGCACCATTCCGTGGTATACTCCAGGAAAGGGAACACTCGGAAATGCCCACTTCTGCACCGTTGGTACTATTTTTCGGTTGCCGTAGCTCTACCGCCGACTTTCACTGCGAGGAAGATCTCAAGCGGATGGAACAGAACGGTATGCTGCAACTATTTTGTGCCTTTTCCCGTGATCAACCGGAAAAGATTTATGTACAGCATCTTATCGCAAAGCAGGGtgtgcttttaaaaaagctGCTGGTAGAGCAAGGTG ATCCCTTCCTGGAAAAGATGGAACCGGTGCGGCTTACGCCGGCCTGGGAAGAGCACAATCTACCGAATGATGAGCTCAACTTCAGGG GGATGACAATGGAGCGGGCCAAGATGGAACTGAATCCACCGCGAGACAAACTGCGCCTCGTCTTTCTCACACTGATGATCCACGGTATCGGTACGCTGATGCCATGGAACATGTTCATCACTGCCAAATCA TATTTTGTAGATTATAAGCTAAGTCAAAACTATACAGGCGTCGAGTTAGAGTATGGAACGTACTTTCTAGCGTACGTTGGATTCGCTTCCCAAGTTCCAAATCTGCTGTTTAATTGGCTTAACATTTTCATGAACCTTGG TGGCAATCTCACGAAACGGATCGTTTACAGCATTCTGATAGAAGTGATCGTCTTCGTCGTAACGGTAGTGCTAGCAATGATTAACTCTTCCGAATGGCCCGGAGCATTCTTCTGGATCACGATGACGACGGTGGTGATATTGAACA TGGCGGGTGGAATTTATCAAAACACCGTGTACGGTATGGCCGCGAAGCTTCCATTCAAGTATACGGGCGCAGTCGTGCTCGGATCGAACATTAGTGGCACGTTTGCGTCGATCATCTCAATCCTCAGCTCACAGTTTGCCTCCTCCGTAAGGACGGCAGCAATTTACTACTTCATTACGGCAATGTTTGTGCTGCTGCTATGTTTCGACACGTATTTTGCGTTACCATTGAAT aaATTTTACCGCTACCATGAGCTGCTCAAGGAGAAGGAAATCGAATCGAACCAGCGTGCGAATGTGGGCGCCCGGCCACCGTACTGGACCATCTTTAAGCAAGCGTTCCCACAGCTGTTCAACgtgtttttcgtatttttcATCACGCTAGCCGTCTTCCCGGCGGTGCATTCCGACATCAAACGTACGGACAGCAACTTCATCATCGAGGACGATCTGTTCGTGAGTATCTGCTGCTTCCTAACGTTCAACGTGTGCGCCATGCTCGGTAGCCTGCTGACGTCCTGGGTAACCTGGCCCAAGCCCAAGTACCTGGTATGGCCCGTACTATTGCGGGCAGCCTTTCTGCCGCTGTTCCTCTTCTGCAACTATCAGCCGCTCAACATTTCGCGCGTCCTGCCCGTCTACATCGATCACGACTGGGTGTACTGGGGTATCGCGATCGTGATGGCCTTCACGTCCGGTTACTTCAGCTCGCTCGGCATGATGTACGCACCGCAATCAGTCGAACCACAGTACGCAATGACGGCGGGCATGTATGCGGCCGCAATGCTCATTACCGGCATCTTTACCGGTATTCTGTTCTCGATGGTGTTCCCGATGGTGGTACAGTATAACTTCCTCGAATGGCTTCACTAG
- the LOC125760947 gene encoding equilibrative nucleoside transporter 1 isoform X1 codes for MASYDSQNLLSGSGAGGRINGGNISVVSSRSGATTAPHNETEKDPFLEKMEPVRLTPAWEEHNLPNDELNFRGMTMERAKMELNPPRDKLRLVFLTLMIHGIGTLMPWNMFITAKSYFVDYKLSQNYTGVELEYGTYFLAYVGFASQVPNLLFNWLNIFMNLGGNLTKRIVYSILIEVIVFVVTVVLAMINSSEWPGAFFWITMTTVVILNMAGGIYQNTVYGMAAKLPFKYTGAVVLGSNISGTFASIISILSSQFASSVRTAAIYYFITAMFVLLLCFDTYFALPLNKFYRYHELLKEKEIESNQRANVGARPPYWTIFKQAFPQLFNVFFVFFITLAVFPAVHSDIKRTDSNFIIEDDLFVSICCFLTFNVCAMLGSLLTSWVTWPKPKYLVWPVLLRAAFLPLFLFCNYQPLNISRVLPVYIDHDWVYWGIAIVMAFTSGYFSSLGMMYAPQSVEPQYAMTAGMYAAAMLITGIFTGILFSMVFPMVVQYNFLEWLH; via the exons ATGGCATCGTATGATAGTCAAAACCTTTTATCCGGCAGCGGTGCCGGTGGCCGGATCAATGGAGGCAACATTAGCGTCGTTAGCAGCCGAAGCGGTG CAACAACAGCGCCCCACAATGAGACAGAAAAAGATCCCTTCCTGGAAAAGATGGAACCGGTGCGGCTTACGCCGGCCTGGGAAGAGCACAATCTACCGAATGATGAGCTCAACTTCAGGG GGATGACAATGGAGCGGGCCAAGATGGAACTGAATCCACCGCGAGACAAACTGCGCCTCGTCTTTCTCACACTGATGATCCACGGTATCGGTACGCTGATGCCATGGAACATGTTCATCACTGCCAAATCA TATTTTGTAGATTATAAGCTAAGTCAAAACTATACAGGCGTCGAGTTAGAGTATGGAACGTACTTTCTAGCGTACGTTGGATTCGCTTCCCAAGTTCCAAATCTGCTGTTTAATTGGCTTAACATTTTCATGAACCTTGG TGGCAATCTCACGAAACGGATCGTTTACAGCATTCTGATAGAAGTGATCGTCTTCGTCGTAACGGTAGTGCTAGCAATGATTAACTCTTCCGAATGGCCCGGAGCATTCTTCTGGATCACGATGACGACGGTGGTGATATTGAACA TGGCGGGTGGAATTTATCAAAACACCGTGTACGGTATGGCCGCGAAGCTTCCATTCAAGTATACGGGCGCAGTCGTGCTCGGATCGAACATTAGTGGCACGTTTGCGTCGATCATCTCAATCCTCAGCTCACAGTTTGCCTCCTCCGTAAGGACGGCAGCAATTTACTACTTCATTACGGCAATGTTTGTGCTGCTGCTATGTTTCGACACGTATTTTGCGTTACCATTGAAT aaATTTTACCGCTACCATGAGCTGCTCAAGGAGAAGGAAATCGAATCGAACCAGCGTGCGAATGTGGGCGCCCGGCCACCGTACTGGACCATCTTTAAGCAAGCGTTCCCACAGCTGTTCAACgtgtttttcgtatttttcATCACGCTAGCCGTCTTCCCGGCGGTGCATTCCGACATCAAACGTACGGACAGCAACTTCATCATCGAGGACGATCTGTTCGTGAGTATCTGCTGCTTCCTAACGTTCAACGTGTGCGCCATGCTCGGTAGCCTGCTGACGTCCTGGGTAACCTGGCCCAAGCCCAAGTACCTGGTATGGCCCGTACTATTGCGGGCAGCCTTTCTGCCGCTGTTCCTCTTCTGCAACTATCAGCCGCTCAACATTTCGCGCGTCCTGCCCGTCTACATCGATCACGACTGGGTGTACTGGGGTATCGCGATCGTGATGGCCTTCACGTCCGGTTACTTCAGCTCGCTCGGCATGATGTACGCACCGCAATCAGTCGAACCACAGTACGCAATGACGGCGGGCATGTATGCGGCCGCAATGCTCATTACCGGCATCTTTACCGGTATTCTGTTCTCGATGGTGTTCCCGATGGTGGTACAGTATAACTTCCTCGAATGGCTTCACTAG
- the LOC125760952 gene encoding THO complex subunit 3 — protein sequence MVSSKTQLAELQEYFKGHNKSREASKAHTAKVHSVGWNCDGRRLASGSFDKTVAVFTLDRDRLNKESTYRGHTGSVDQLCWHASMPDLLSTASGDKTVRIWDVRVGKCATFINTKGENINITWSPDGHTIAVGNKEDLVTFIDTRTHKIRAEEQFSFEVNEIAWSNGSDLFFLTNGQGCVHILNYPNLELQQVLKAHPSTCICIEFDPTGKYFATGSADALVSLWDAEELACLRVFSRLDWPVRTISFSHDGKLLASASEDLIIDIGDTETGEKVADISVDAATFTVAWHPKQYILAYACDDKDTNDRRRDAGSLKVWGFSE from the exons ATGGTCAGTAGTAAAACACAGCTTGCAGAGCTGCAGGAATATTTCAAAGGACACAACAAAAGCAGAGAAGCATCGAAGGCACATACGGCAAAGGTGCATTCGGTTGGTTGGAACTGCGATGGACGTCGCTTGGCTTCCGGCTCGTTCGACAAAACGGTGGCCGTGTTTACGCTTGATCGCGATCGTTTG AACAAGGAAAGCACCTACCGCGGCCATACCGGCTCGGTTGATCAGCTGTGTTGGCATGCATCGATGCCGGATTTGCTAAGCACAGCTAGCGGAGATAAAACCGTACGAATATGGGACGTACGGGTGGGAAAATGTGCCACCTTCATAAATACGAAAGGCGAAAATATTAACATAACTTGGTCACCGGATGGACACACGATAGCGGTCGGCAATAAGGAGGATTTGGTCACGTTCATCGATACGCGTACGCACAAGATCCGTGCCGAGGAACAGTTTAGCTTCGAGGTGAATGAAATTGCCTGGAGCAATGgtagtgatttgtttttcctgaCCAACGGACAGGGTTGTGTGCACATCCTGAACTACCCGAACCTGGAGCTCCAGCAAGTGCTGAAAGCGCACCCTAGCACCTGCATCTGTATCGAGTTCGATCCGACgggaaaatattttgccaCTGGTTCTGCCGATGCACTGGTTTCGCTGTGGGATGCCGAAGAGTTGGCCTGTTTGAGGGTGTTTTCCAGGCTCGATTGGCCGGTGCGTACGATTTCCTTCAGCCACGATGGTAAACTGTTGGCTTCGGCGAGTGAAGATTTGATAATCGACATAGGTGACACGGAAACGGGAGAGAAGGTGGCGGACATTTCGGTCGATGCGGCCACGTTCACCGTTGCCTGGCACCCGAAGCAATACATTTTAGCGTACGCCTGCGACGACAAGGATACGAACGATCGGCGAAGGGATGCCGGTAGTTTGAAAGTGTGGGGATTTTCAGAGTAA
- the LOC125760955 gene encoding U3 small nucleolar ribonucleoprotein protein IMP4 → MLRRQARLRREYLYRKAVESKHKIVQDKKERIKRSLEEHVPIHGDLKKDALALQEKLKWTDEGPKRAAEISGVSGGANTADSKDDEYRYAGCEDPKIMITTSRDPSSRLQQFVKELRLIFPNAQRMNRGTFEMKQLVHACRANNVTDFIVVHEHGGVPDNLIICHLPYGPTASFNISGIVMRHDIPGIGAMSEQKPHLIFHNFKTKLAERTMSILRYLFPVPKEDSKRVMTFANHDDFISFRHHTYSTVDKQLVLTECGPRFQLKLYQIKLGTLDELDAADTEWVYRPYMNTAAKRRFLSDDDGWQEDNLVQE, encoded by the coding sequence ATGCTCCGTCGACAAGCGCGTCTACGTAGAGAATATCTCTATCGGAAGGCAGTtgaaagcaaacataaaatCGTGCAGGATAAAAAGGAACGAATCAAACGATCACTCGAGGAACACGTACCGATTCATGGCGACCTCAAGAAGGATGCACTAGCGCTACAGGAGAAGCTCAAATGGACCGACGAGGGTCCGAAACGTGCCGCGGAAATTAGTGGCGTAAGTGGTGGAGCAAATACGGCCGATTCCAAAGACGACGAGTATCGGTACGCTGGCTGTGAGGATCCGAAGATCATGATCACGACATCACGCGACCCATCTTCCCGGCTGCAACAGTTCGTCAAGGAATTGAGACTCATCTTTCCCAATGCGCAACGAATGAACCGTGGTACCTTCGAAATGAAACAGCTCGTACACGCCTGCCGGGCAAACAATGTGACTGATTTCATTGTGGTGCACGAACATGGCGGCGTGCCGGATAATCTCATTATCTGCCATTTGCCGTACGGTCCGACGGCAAGCTTCAACATATCTGGAATTGTAATGCGCCACGACATTCCAGGTATTGGTGCGATGAGCGAACAGAAACCGCACCTAATCTTTCACAACTTCAAGACGAAGCTGGCCGAACGGACGATGTCCATCCTGCGATATCTGTTCCCGGTGCCGAAGGAAGACTCGAAGCGCGTCATGACATTCGCAAACCATGACGATTTCATTAGCTTTCGGCACCATACATATAGTACGGTGGATAAGCAGCTGGTACTGACGGAGTGTGGACCACGGTTTCAGCTGAAGCTTTATCAAATCAAACTGGGAACACTGGACGAACTGGATGCGGCAGATACGGAATGGGTTTATCGACCGTACATGAATACGGCGGCAAAGAGACGCTTCCTctcggatgatgatggttggcAGGAGGACAATCTCGTGCAAGAATAA